A single window of Agelaius phoeniceus isolate bAgePho1 chromosome 16, bAgePho1.hap1, whole genome shotgun sequence DNA harbors:
- the COG7 gene encoding conserved oligomeric Golgi complex subunit 7 isoform X3: protein MPRVLREVEVLKQEATFLKEQMILVKEDIKKFEEDTAQSMQVLVEIDRVKSRMQLAAESLQEADKWSTLSADIEETLKTQDVSLISAKLTSMQSSLAMLVDTPDYSEKCVHLEALKNRLEAMASPQIVAAFNSQSVDQAKMFVKVFTEIDRMPQLLAYYYKCHKVQLVAVWQELCQSDLSLDRQLTELYDTLLGTWHTQLQWAAQVFKNPHEVVTVLLIQTLGALVPSIPVCLSTAMERTGQDTKLAQLLELHDATVHFAKGLEVAMLPNLKEQNLVKVMELVEVVYAPYKPYQLEYGDLEEENLLIQISAVPLEHWEVIDCVQELSHSVSKLFTLAAGAIDSCLKLTDGLGVCGLLKALKALFSKYTSDFTNTLQSIRKKCKLDDVLADSPFQEDWTAFQNSVRIISICGELLHQCGDFEQQLANRILSTAGKYLSDSYSPCSFSGLQDTSSAEKKSSIKNPWQEYNYLSKENPSEYASLMETLYTLKEKGTSNLTLLAPSRAALARLNQLSHQLAFDSVFLRIKQQLLLLPRMEGWSSGGLGETLTDDLPNFSLTPLEYISNIGQYIMSLPLHLEPFVTQEDSALELALHAGKLPYPPEQGDELPELDNVADYWLGSIARATMQTYCEVILQIPQLTPHSTKQLATDIDYLINVMDALGLQPSRALQNIVTLLKAKPEEFRQAAKSLPRRMAAGIAAMRGLEA, encoded by the exons GTGCTGGTAGAGATTGACCGGGTGAAGTCCAGGATGCAGCTGGCTGCCGAGTCGCTTCAGGAAGCAGACAAATGGAGCACACTAAGTGCAGATATTGAAGAGACTCTTAAAACACAG GACGTGTCCCTGATCTCAGCCAAGCTGACGAGcatgcagagcagcctggccatgcTGGTGGACACGCCGGATTACTCGGAGAAGTGTGTGCACCTGGAGGCGCTGAAGAACCGCCTGgaggccatggccagccccCAGATTGTGGCTGCTTTTAACTCCCAGTCTGTAG atCAGGCAAAAATGTTTGTTAAAGTCTTCACTGAAATCGACCGGATGCCCCAGCTCCTTGCTTATTATTACAAGTGTCACAAG GTGCAGCTGGTGGCCGTGTGGCAGGAGCTTTGCCAGAGTGACTTGAGCTTGGATCGCCAGCTGACCGAGCTGTACGACACCCTCCTGGGCACCTGGCACACCCAGCTCCAGTGGGCAGCACAG GTTTTCAAGAACCCGCATGAAGTCGTGACTGTGCTGTTGATTCAAACCCTGGGAGCTCTGGTGCCTTCCATCCCCGTGTGTCTCAGCACTGCCATGGAGAGGACGGGCCAGGACACCAagctggcccagctgctggagctccacGATGCCACCGTCCACTTTGCCAAGGGGCTGGAGGTAGCCATGCTGCCAAACCTCA AGGAGCAGAACCTGGTGAAAGTGATGGAGCTCGTGGAAGTGGTGTATGCTCCCTACAAGCCCTATCAGCTTGAGTATGGAGACCTGGAAGAAGAGAATCTCCTCATCCAGATCAGTGCAGTGCCCTTG GAGCATTGGGAGGTGATTGATTgtgtgcaggagctgagccACTCTGTCAGCAAACTGTTCACGCTGGCGGCCGGAGCCATCGACAGCTGCCTCAAGCTCACGGACGGCCTGGGGGTGTGTGGGCTGCTCAAGGCCCTCAAGGCCCTCTTCTCCAA GTACACATCTGACTTCACGAACACACTGCAGTCCATACGAAAGAAATGTAAACTGGACGATGTCCTGGCAGATTCCCCGTTCCAGGAGGACTGGACTGCCTTCCAAAACTCTGTCCG GATAATTTCTATTTGTGGTGAACTCCTTCATCAGTGTGGAGACTTTGAGCAGCAGCTGGCCAACAG GATTTTGTCAACTGCTGGGAAGTATCTCTCAGACTCCTACAGCCCTTGCAGTTTTTCTGGCTTGCAGGACACCAGTTCTGCAGAAAAGAAGAGCTCCATAAAAAATCCCTGGCAGGAATACAATTATCTCTCAAAGGAGAATCCATCCGAGTATGCCAGCCTTATGGAAACACTTTACACTCTGAAG gagAAGGGCACCAGTAACCTCACGCTGCTGGCGCCATCGCGAGCGGCGCTGGCGCGCCTGAACCAACTGTCGCACCAGCTGGCCTTCGACTCGGTGTTCCTGCGCAtcaaacagcagctgctgctgctccccaggatgGAG GGCTGGAGTTCTGGTGGCCTTGGTGAGACCCTGACAGATGACCTGCCAAACTTCAGCCTGACCCCTCTGGAATATATCAGCAAT ATTGGGCAATACATTATGTCTCTTCCTCTGCACCTTGAGCCATTTGTCACTCAAGAGGATTCTGCTTTGGAACTGGCATTACATGCTGGAAAACTGCCATACCCCCCAGAGCAAG GAGATGAGCTGCCCGAGCTGGACAACGTGGCTGATTACTGGCTGGGCTCCATCGCCAGGGCCACCATGCAGACCTACTGCGAGGTCATCCTGCAGATCCCACAGCTCACACCTCACTCCACCAAGCAGCTGGCCACGGACATTG ATTATCTCATAAACGTGATGGATGCCCTGGGCCTGCAGCCCTCACGGGCGCTGCAGAACATTGTgaccctgctgaaggccaagcCAGAGGAGTTTCGCCAGGCTGCCAAGAGCCTGCCCCGCCGGATGGCCGCTGGCATTGCAGCCATGAGGGGCCTGGAGGCTTAG